The genomic interval AGCAGTTTAGCAACGTTAGCCATGTCATTATCCTTTCTGTTGAAAATCGCTGTCTTCAGTTTTTATTATACGGGGCGCGCCGCCTCCATACAAGGTTTAGTCGTTTATAGAACGCCCGCTGACACCATCGCCTTCTGCAAAGTTTCCTTATCTGTCGCGCTCATCTCGCAAAGCGGCAGGCGGTAAACCTCTTCGATTTTACCCATCATGGCCAGCGCGGCCTTGACCGGAATCGGATTGGTGTCAACGAACATGGCATCAAAAAGCTTCACGTACTGGTTATGGAGAAGTTGAGCGGCATCCCAGTTGCCTTCCAGAGCGGTGTGGATGAGCGAAGCCACCACACCCGGCACCACGTTTGAGGCCACGCTGATTACGCCGATCGCGCCGTCACGCATCATCGGTAGCGCCAGAGCGTCGTCGCCGGAAAGCACTTCAAGGTCACAGACATCCAGTGTCTGGCGAACCCGTTCCACCTTGCCGCCCGCCTCTTTGACCGCCACCACGTTCGGATGAGTCGCCAGCCGTGCTACGGTTTCGATGGCAATTTCGCGGCTCGTACGGCCCGGAACGTTATAAAGTACCACCGGCAAACCGATATCGGCGACCATTGAAAAATGGCGGAAAAGCCCTTCCTGATTCGGCTTGTTGTAATACGGCGTTACCTGAAGCGTGGCATCCACGCCCAGCTCCTTGGCCAGCGTCGTCAGTTCGACCGCCTCGGCGGTTGAATTGGCGCCCGTTCCGGCAATCACCAGCACACGGCCATGAACCGCTTTGACGGTTTCTTCGATCACCTTCATGTGCTCGTCGTTGTTGAGAGTCGGCGACTCGCCGGTCGTACCGACCGGCACAATTCCGTCAATTCCGTTTTCGATCTGAAATTCGATCAGCTCGCGATAGCGGACGAAGTCAACTGATCCGTCCGCGTTGAACGGAGTGACAATCGCTGTATGGGCTCCTTGTAGCATGATGTTCTCCTTAGGCACGAGACTATGCGCTATACCTTAAATTTATTCAAACCAGCAAAATCAAGCGTGGCAAAATAATCCTGAACCGTTTCGGCGCGACGGATCTGGACGACCTCGCCGTTTTCGCGCAACAACAGTTCGGCGGAGCGCAATTTGCCGTTGTAGTTAAAGCCCATCGCATGTCCGTGTGCACCGGCATCGTGAATCACCACGAGGTCGCCGATTTCAACCGGCGGCAGCGCACGGTTGATGGCGAACTTATCGTTGTTTTCGCAAAGCGATCCGGTTACATCACAGACGAAGTCATGCGGCAGGTTTTCTTTCCCAGGCACGGTAATGTGGTGGTAAGCACCATAGAGTGCCGGACGCATCAAGTTCGCCATGCAGGCATCGAGACCGACGTACTGCTTATAGGTGTTCTTTTTGTGAAGCACGCGGCTGACCAGCCAGCCGAAGGGGCCGGTCACCATCCGCCCGCATTCCAGCCGCACGTCGAGCGGGCCGAGCCCGGCTTTTTCAATTTTCTCGGTATAAAGCTTGCGGATGCCTTCGCCAACAAGCGCCAGATCGACCGGCTTTTGCTCCGGCTTGTACGGAATGCCGATTCCTCCGCCAATGTTGACGAATTCAAATTCAATTCCCAGTTCGGCGGAAAGTTCGCCAACCAGATCAAACAGCAGATGCGCTGTTTCGATGAAATAGGTCGCGTCGAGTTCGTTCGAAGCCACCATCGTGTGCAGGCCGAAACGTTTCACACCTTTGTCGCGCAGAATCCGGTAGCCTTCAAAAAGCTGCGGGCGGGTGAAGCCGTACTTCGCCTCTTCAGGATGGCCGATAATCGCGTTGCCGCCTTTCAGCGGGCCGGGATTGTAGCGGAAGCAGACCAGTTCCGGCAGTCCGGCGCACTGTTCGATAAATTCAATATGCGTGATGTCGTCGAGATTGATAATCGCACCGAGCTGTACGGCCTTCACATATTCATCGGCGGGCGTGTCGTTGGAAGTGAAAATGACTTCTTCGCCGGAAAGACCGATCGATTCCGCCAGCATCAGCTCCGGAAGCGACGAGCAGTCCGCGCCGAACCCTTCGGTTTTCAGAACTTTCATCAGGTACGGATTGGGCGTGGCCTTGACGGCGAAATATTCCTTGAAGCCCGGGTTCCACGCAAACGCGGCTTTCAGGGCGCGGGCATTGGCGCGGATGGCCGCCTCATCATAAAGATGGAAAGGCGTCGGAAATTTTTTCGTCAGCGCTTCAAGCTGTTCACGGTTTAAAGGACATTTCTTTTGCGGCATTATTCGCTCCGGTTTTCAGACGATAGGAACATGGAGCTGCTTATTTGGTTTTCACCGGCTTGGCGAGCTCTTCTTGACTTAGAAATCCATCCCCATTCGTGTCCGTGGCATTAAAAAAGGCTTCCGCCGCCTTCTGGTCAAACTCTTTCCCGGCTTTTTGGGCCAGCTTGGTGCGTGCAGCATAGCACTCTTCCCGGCTGACCAATCCGTCGTGATTTACATCTGCCGAGCCAAACGCCTGAAATACACAAAGCGTCATCATAACCAGTGTTCCGCATAATATTTTCCGCATACGCCCTCCTTGATCCTTTAAACATGCCTGCGACCGGATTTTTGTAATCTCTTCCCGATCGACTCTCAATACAAATCCAGCAGGAACGCTTGGTTCTCTAAAGACAACTCATCCGCTCTGTAATCAATCGTACCGACGGCCTAAAAAACAGCTGTCCTAAAATTTGGTTGCGGGACAATACAGAGAAGCGTAAACAGGCGGGCAGTCTCTCATGTGGGAGGCATGTTTATCAGAGGTAAAAGACCGGGAGGTTGATATGAACCGTTTATTTTTCGGCACGATAATGGTGACGGCGTTCGTTGCGATACAGGCATCGGCGCAGAACGCTCCTAAGTTTCACGCGGCAGATGCGGATAAAGACGGAATCGTCACAAAGCAGGAATTTCTGAACAAGCAGGCCGAATGGGCCAAGATCCAAAAGAGAGAGTGGAGCAACGCCGACGGCGAAAAGAAATTTTCAGAAAAAGATATTAACGGTGATGGGGTTATGTCTGGCGACGAACTCCTGCCTCCGCAGAAAAAATAGAAATAATCAGAATTACTTTTCATAAAGACCCGCCGGATTTCCCCGGCGGGTTTTTGTTTGAAAGCGCGAAGCTGAATTGACTCCGAACAACCCGCCACTCTATTTCCGCGGACCGTCAATGCGGTTGATGATGGAGCGAATGACGGTGAGGTAAAGTTCGTCTTTGAGGACAAGGTCTTCGACGCCGTAATCGATGCTGGGGTTATCGTTGACTTCGATCACAACAACCTTATCCCCGATCTGCTTGAGATCCACGCCGTAAAAACCGTCGCCAATCAGGTTGGCGGCTTTCAGCGCAGTCTGCACAACCGCAGGCGGCGCGTCTTCGACCCGCAAGGTTTCGCTGTCCCCGTCAAGATTTCCGGGTTCGCCGGCCCAGTTGCGAATCTGCCAATGACCGTCCGCCATATAATACTTGCAGACATAAAGCGGCTTGCGATCGAGGATGCCGACGCGCCAGTCGAAATCCGACGCCATAAATTCCTGTGCGATGATCAGGTCTGATTTTTCAAACAGCTCGTCCAGCTGAGTGCGGAACTGTGCTTCGTCTTCCGCCTTAACCACGCCCTGCGAGAAGGCGCTGTCAGGCTGTTTAAGTACACACGGGAAGGTGATCCCCAGACTCGCCGGCGAACTTTTCAACGATTCTTTCTGAAGGATGACGGTGCGCGGTGCGGGCAGCTTGGCCTGCGCCAGCCGTTCCGCGAGGTACACCTTGTTGGCGCAGCGCATGATAGACCACGGATCATCAATGACAACCAGACCTTCGGCGTGGGCCTTGCGCGAAAAGCGGTACGTATGGTGATTCACCGAAGTGGTTTCTCGGATGAACAGTGCGTCGAATTCGGGCAGACGGCTATAGTCTTCCCGCGTGATAAATTCGGTATAGACGTTGAGTTCGTCGGCGGCTTCCTCAAACTGCCGGAGAGCCCGAGCGCAGGACGGCGCATTTTTTTCTCCCGGATTAACCAGAATGGCGAGGTCGTAGGCGTACTGCTGAATCCGTGTGTCATGGAAACGCTTGCGCGAAAAATAAGTGCGGGCGAATTCGGCGATGTGCGCCTGATCAACTTCCGGAATTAACCCGAGCGAAAGCGGCGTAATCTGCTGAATCAGCCACTTTTTCGTGAATTCAAAACTGACTTTGAGCAGCGGTGCTTGAAATAGATTATAGAGAGAGCGCCCGATGTAGCGGTGTTCAGGCAGAACAGTCTGACCGAAATAAATGTAAAGGGTGATTTCTTTTTCCGCCACCTTGGCGAAGGTTTTCTGAATCAGCTCATCGATATCTTCCGCAATGGTGCGAATGATGGTCTGCGAACGGAAATCCTGCATGGTGGTCACGCTGGGAATAGCGCGGTGATCGCGGGCAGCGGCCAGCAGAGAAACGTAATACCCGACGGACTGATACCGGTACGAACGGCAGAGATTGAACACCCGCGCGTTTTTCATTTCCGCATAACGGCTTTCGGTCAGATAGGCCTTAGCCGAAACCACTTCGACTTCCTCGATATCAAACGTCCAATGCGCTGGATTGTTTAGAATAATCAGATTACGAACGGCCACGAACGCGCCCTCCTTTGAGCGCAGATTTTAATTCCAGTCGCATGCGGACAGCGTGACGGCCCGATGCATGATAATCCTGAAGTATTTTTTTGATTTCAAAACCGAAACTCTCATACCATTTGATGAGGGCGGGTTTGCTGTGTTCCGCCTCGAGCGTCACAGCCGTACGGTCGGCGCGCCGAGCCAGACTCAACGCCATTTCCATCATCTGCCGACCCGTCCCGCTGCCGCGAAAAGCAGGCAGAACGGCGATGGAGAAAATTCGCAGGGAGCGCGGGTGATGGTAGAGCACCATGGCGCCAACGGTTTCGCGGCCGGCAACGGCAACCCAGACGCTTTGGATCGGACTTTTTAGACTATGCCGCAAGGCGCGTGGACTGGCGCGCAAGTCGTCATGAAAACAGGTTTTTTCTATAACCTCAATCGCCGGAAGATCGTCCCGTGTCGCGGCCCGGATGTGGATGGTACTCATGCGCCTTTCTTGTAATTTGGAGTCCGCTTACTACCACCGTTTGAAACGGCACACCAGCAGGAATCATCAGGAAAATATTTTCCATGCTGTCGGGATTTCCGGTTGGGCATTCCCGCCCCGCCGGAATAGCCTTTCACGGAATCGAAAACGGTTAAGCAGGGCCAAAATCTCAGCTGACGAAATAACCCGTCCCGCGGGAAAATTACCCCGCAGGACGCACCTCAACGGCAGGTTATTTCTTCTGCATCGCGGCGCGAACACGCAGACGAAGAGCGTTCAGCTTGATAAAGCCGGTCGCGTCAGTCTGGTCGTAGCCGCCCGCTTCGTCAAAGCTGACAACCTTCGAGTCGTAGAGCGAATACGGCGAACGGCGTCCGCAGATATGCACGCCACCCTTGAAGAGCTTCACGCGCACATCGCCGGTGACCATTTTCTGACTTTCCAGAATCGCCGCCTGAAGCATTTCGCGCTCCGGTGCGAACCAAAAGCCGTTATAAACCAGCGTGGCATACTTCGGAATCAGCGAGTCGCGCAGATGCATCACTTCGCGATCCATGGTGATGGATTCCATGGCGCGATGCGCGTGGTGCAGAATCGTTCCGCCGGGAGTTTCGTAGATGCCGCGATCTTTCATGCCGGTGAAGCGGTTTTCGACGATGTCGATGCGTCCGATGGCGTGTTCGCAACCGATAGCGTTTAGTTTACGGATCAGCGCGGCAGGCGAAAGTTTTTTGCCGTTAACAGCAACCGGGATGCCCTTTTCGAAACTGATTTCGACATACTCCGGCTTGTCAGCGGCCTGTGACAGCGGCTTGGTCATGCACCACATATTTTCATCCGCCTCATTCCACGGATCTTCCAGAATGCCGCCTTCAAAACTGATGTGCAGCAGGTTGCGGTCGGTGCTGTATGGCTTCTTGGCGGAAACCTGACAAGGAATACCCTTCTCCTCCAGATAGTTGATCATGTCCGGGCGGCCCTTGAACTTAAAGACTTCCGGCATGCGCCACGGAGCGATGATTTTGATGTCGGGCTTCATCGAATAAGCGGTCAGCTCAAAGCGAACTTGATCGTTGCCCTTGCCGGTCGCGCCGTGACAGATGGCTTCCGCGCCCTCGGCGATGGCAATATCCATCATACGCTTGGCGATCAGCGGGCGGGCAATCGAAGTGCCCAGCAGATAAGTGCCTTCATAGATGGCGTTCGCCTGCATCATCGGAAAAACGAAATCCTTCGCGAACTCTTCGCAGACATCGTCCACGATACATTTAACCGCGCCGTGCTTGAGCGCTTTGGCTTCCAGCCCGTCGAGCTCTTCCTCCTGCCCGACGTTTGAGCAGTAGCAGATCACTTGCGCGTTAAACTGTTCCTGAAGCCAGGTCAGAAGCACCGTCGTGTCCAGACCGCCTGAATATGCCAATACAACTTTCATCATTTTCTCCTGAATGTAGGACAGCCATCTTGGCTGTCCAGACAGGCTGGAAGCCTGTCCTACCTTTGTTTAAAACGGAATATCGTCATCAAATTCACCGGGAGCCTGAGCGTCGTCCGGAACCGGCGGACGGTCGTCATCAGCGGGAGCGCCGCCGTCTTCAGCCTTAATGCGCCACGCCTGCAGGTTATTAAAATAGCGTCCGTTATATTCTCGACCGCGGATATCAAATGTCACG from Kiritimatiellaceae bacterium carries:
- a CDS encoding 4-hydroxy-tetrahydrodipicolinate synthase, which produces MLQGAHTAIVTPFNADGSVDFVRYRELIEFQIENGIDGIVPVGTTGESPTLNNDEHMKVIEETVKAVHGRVLVIAGTGANSTAEAVELTTLAKELGVDATLQVTPYYNKPNQEGLFRHFSMVADIGLPVVLYNVPGRTSREIAIETVARLATHPNVVAVKEAGGKVERVRQTLDVCDLEVLSGDDALALPMMRDGAIGVISVASNVVPGVVASLIHTALEGNWDAAQLLHNQYVKLFDAMFVDTNPIPVKAALAMMGKIEEVYRLPLCEMSATDKETLQKAMVSAGVL
- a CDS encoding diaminopimelate decarboxylase — its product is MPQKKCPLNREQLEALTKKFPTPFHLYDEAAIRANARALKAAFAWNPGFKEYFAVKATPNPYLMKVLKTEGFGADCSSLPELMLAESIGLSGEEVIFTSNDTPADEYVKAVQLGAIINLDDITHIEFIEQCAGLPELVCFRYNPGPLKGGNAIIGHPEEAKYGFTRPQLFEGYRILRDKGVKRFGLHTMVASNELDATYFIETAHLLFDLVGELSAELGIEFEFVNIGGGIGIPYKPEQKPVDLALVGEGIRKLYTEKIEKAGLGPLDVRLECGRMVTGPFGWLVSRVLHKKNTYKQYVGLDACMANLMRPALYGAYHHITVPGKENLPHDFVCDVTGSLCENNDKFAINRALPPVEIGDLVVIHDAGAHGHAMGFNYNGKLRSAELLLRENGEVVQIRRAETVQDYFATLDFAGLNKFKV
- a CDS encoding EF-hand domain-containing protein, which codes for MRKILCGTLVMMTLCVFQAFGSADVNHDGLVSREECYAARTKLAQKAGKEFDQKAAEAFFNATDTNGDGFLSQEELAKPVKTK
- a CDS encoding RimK family protein, with product MAVRNLIILNNPAHWTFDIEEVEVVSAKAYLTESRYAEMKNARVFNLCRSYRYQSVGYYVSLLAAARDHRAIPSVTTMQDFRSQTIIRTIAEDIDELIQKTFAKVAEKEITLYIYFGQTVLPEHRYIGRSLYNLFQAPLLKVSFEFTKKWLIQQITPLSLGLIPEVDQAHIAEFARTYFSRKRFHDTRIQQYAYDLAILVNPGEKNAPSCARALRQFEEAADELNVYTEFITREDYSRLPEFDALFIRETTSVNHHTYRFSRKAHAEGLVVIDDPWSIMRCANKVYLAERLAQAKLPAPRTVILQKESLKSSPASLGITFPCVLKQPDSAFSQGVVKAEDEAQFRTQLDELFEKSDLIIAQEFMASDFDWRVGILDRKPLYVCKYYMADGHWQIRNWAGEPGNLDGDSETLRVEDAPPAVVQTALKAANLIGDGFYGVDLKQIGDKVVVIEVNDNPSIDYGVEDLVLKDELYLTVIRSIINRIDGPRK
- a CDS encoding GNAT family N-acetyltransferase — translated: MSTIHIRAATRDDLPAIEVIEKTCFHDDLRASPRALRHSLKSPIQSVWVAVAGRETVGAMVLYHHPRSLRIFSIAVLPAFRGSGTGRQMMEMALSLARRADRTAVTLEAEHSKPALIKWYESFGFEIKKILQDYHASGRHAVRMRLELKSALKGGRVRGRS
- a CDS encoding argininosuccinate synthase, translated to MKVVLAYSGGLDTTVLLTWLQEQFNAQVICYCSNVGQEEELDGLEAKALKHGAVKCIVDDVCEEFAKDFVFPMMQANAIYEGTYLLGTSIARPLIAKRMMDIAIAEGAEAICHGATGKGNDQVRFELTAYSMKPDIKIIAPWRMPEVFKFKGRPDMINYLEEKGIPCQVSAKKPYSTDRNLLHISFEGGILEDPWNEADENMWCMTKPLSQAADKPEYVEISFEKGIPVAVNGKKLSPAALIRKLNAIGCEHAIGRIDIVENRFTGMKDRGIYETPGGTILHHAHRAMESITMDREVMHLRDSLIPKYATLVYNGFWFAPEREMLQAAILESQKMVTGDVRVKLFKGGVHICGRRSPYSLYDSKVVSFDEAGGYDQTDATGFIKLNALRLRVRAAMQKK